The window tgttagtatgttagtatgtagtatgcagtatgttagtatgttagtatgttagtatgcagtatgttagtatgtagtatgcagtatgttagtatgttagtatgtagtatgcagtatgttagtatgttagtatgttagtatgcagtatgttagtatgtagtatgcagtatgttagtatgttagtatgtagtatgcagtatgttagtatgttagtatgttagtatgcagtatgttagtatgtagtatgcagtatgttagtatgcagtatgcagtatgttagtatgcagtatgttagtatgtagtatgcagtatgttagtatgttagtatgttagtatgtagtatgcagtatgttagtatgttagtatgttagtatgcagtatgcagtatgttagtatgttagtatgttagtatgttagtatgttagtatgcagtatgttagtatgttagtatgcagtatgttagtatgtagtatgcagtatgttagtatgttagtatgttagtatgtagtatgcagtatgttagtatgttagtatgcagtatgcagtatgttagtatgttagtatgttagtatgttagtatgttagtatgcagtatgttagtatgttagtatgcagtatgttagtatgtagtatgcagtatgttagtatgttagtatgttagtatgttagtatgttagtatgttagtatgttagtatgcagtatgttagtatgttagtatgcagtatgttaatatgtagtatgttagtatgcagtatgcagtatgttagtatgttagtatgttagtatgttagtatgcagtatgttagtatgcagtatgcagtatgttagtatgtagtatgcagtatgttagtatgttagtatgttagtatgttagtatgttagtatgcagtatgtagtatgttagtatgttagtatgcagtatgttagtatgcagtatgcagtatgttagtatgttagtatgttagtatgttagtatgttagtatgcagtatgtagtatgttagtatgttagtatgcagtatgttagtatgttagtatgttagtatgttagtatgcagtatgcagtatgttagtatgttagtatgttagtatgcagtatgttagtatgcagtatgcagtatgttagtatgttagtatgttagtatgcagtatgttagtatgtagtatgcagtatgttagtatgttagtatgttagtatgcagtatgttagtatgttagtatgttagtatgttagtatgcagtatgttagtatgcagtatgcagtatgttagtatgttagtatgttagtatgcagtatgttagtatgtagtatgcagtatgttagtatgttagtatgcagtatgttagtatgcagtatgttagtatgtagtatgcagtatgttaatatgtctctgtctctctctcagaggTGCAGTACAGTCACCAGCTGGACGATCAGCTGATGCGTTTCTTTGAGCATTGCCGTGGTTACGTGGACGGCGTGGAGAAGAACCGCACAGCGCTGGCGGAGGTGGAGAAGTTCAAACACGGcgaggagatggagggagtgaggaagaggatggcAGAGAGGCTCGGCCTTCCTCATCACGACCTCACACCAGGTGACAAACACACAGCGTTGCcttaacaacacacacatacactgttgccatagcaacacCTGCTAACATcaatgatcagctgatcagcagTCATGCAGTACATTGTTGCTCCACCAGCTGGAGCTCCTGATGCTAATGCTAAATCATGTGATGATGACggtcctgatgatgtcatcgtaGATCTGGTGGAAGCCGCCTTCTTCCTGTGTTCCTACGAGCTGTCAATCAAGTCTCTGCACTCGCCATGGTGCTTCCTGTTTGACCAGAGAGATGCTCaggtctgtcctcacctgtcctgtgtcctcacctgtctccaCCCGTCCTGTGTCCCCACCTGTCCTGTGTCCCCACCTGTCTCCACCCGTCCTGTGTCCCCACCTGTCCTttgtcctcacctgtctccacctgtcctgtgtccccacctgtcctgtgtccccacctgtcctgtgtcctcacctgtctccaCCCGTCCTGTGTCCCCACCTGTCCTgtgtcctcacctgtctccaCCCGTCCTGTGTCCCCACCTGTCCTGTGTCCCCACCTGTCTCCACCCGTCCTGTGTCCCCACCTGTCCTGTGTCCCCACCTGTCTCCACCCGTCCTGTGTCCCCACCTGTCCTGTGTCCCCACCTGTCTCCACCCGTCCTGTGTCCCCACCTGTCCTttgtcctcacctgtctccacctgtcctGTGTCCCCACCTGTCCTGTGTCCCCACCTGTCTCCACCCATCCTGTGTCCCCACCTGTCCTgtgtcctcacctgtctccaCCTGTCCCCAGGTCCTGGAGTATAAATCAGACCTGAAGCAGTACTGGAAGCGGTCTCATGGTCATGTGATCAACGGTCTGTCCAGCTGTCCTCTGTTTCATCACGTCTTCAGGACGCTGGACAAGGCCGGACGTCCCCGCAGGTCAGTGACATCATAAGGGACCGgtcctgtcctcacctgtcctcacctatCCCAACGTGTccccacctgtctcacctgtcccTCAGGTCCAGTGATGCGTCCCCTGAGCCTGCCTCGGTGCTGATTGGCCACGCTGAGACGATCCTCCCCCTCCTGTCTCTGCTTGGACTCCATAAAGACGAGACTCCGCCCACCGCAGCCAACTACCAATCACAGCACGGtatgaagccccgccccctgcTCCCCTCTGAGCCCTTAGCCAATAGGAGCAGAGCGTGTGTTTAACGTGTTTTCTTGTCGCAGGTCGGAGTTTTCGTACAAGTTCTATCGTCCCGTACGCGGCTAACGTCGTGTTCGTGCTGTACGACTGCGAGCGCGGCGCGCGGCTGCAGCTGCTCATCAACGAGACGCCGGTTCGATTCCCGACGCTGCCGGACGAAGATGCTCCGCTGTACCGAGACGTCCGCGCCGCTTATCGCCACCTGCTGGACGGCTGCACGGAGCACCGCGGCTGTGACGGCCGACACACCGAActatgacctctgacctctgggACACAGCTGGTATTGATCGGTGATCGATCAGTATTACTTGATAAGCCCCTCCCCCCAACAGCAACTGTCCAATCAGAGCTCAGCGGCAGTAACAGCTGATCAGCAATTTGATCATTGATGAGTCATGCTTGTGATGTCTGCTTCCTGTCAtcacaggaaatgacatcacttccttttcttctgtggTTTTTTGGGTgaaatgaaactttatttatctCGATATGTctcgaccaatcagaggcctCGAGGCCAGTATCAGCCGTTTCctgtctgattgattgatgatgtaACTGATTTTATTCTCATTAAAaactttttactttattttctattaaaataaactttactgtaaaatcacttcctgttgaactttatttataattgaatataacagaataaaaaaagtaatattaaatgACACAGTaacgatgatgtcatcagcagcagcattacatcatcactgaacagctgattccaaactgaaactttgtcacatttatttcacattttataaacaaacaattccaaaataaaagcacatatGTAAAAATCATGAAGCTCCACTTcctgtttagttttatttacacGTCGTTTcaaacaaagagggaaaaaaaactttattaaaactcaaatatgaacaaactgtttatttacatgtttgcaCCAATCAGAGGCAACGAGAACATCACATGACGTCAGAGAGGAAGTGATGATGAAACGACGTAATAAtcgatcagctgatcaataaacagaAGCGAGCGGCGTGTTCAGTCCAGAGCGGCGTGCTGCAGGACGCCGTGTCCGCCCGCCGTCTTCGACTTCTTCATCTTCCCGACGGCCTTCTGCATGTCGTTCTGATGGATCGGACGAATGAAATCCTCTGAAACACTGAGGAGGAAAcgcatgcttttattttgaaatctcAATAACAGAAATCGGCCAATCAGATAGAAAGCCTGTTGAAGTGATGACATCGTCAATCAGCCGCTCACCTGTCGTTCTGGGCGTGGACGAAGTCTCGGACGCACAGCAGCGCCGCGTCGCGGCACATCTCTCTGAGGTCACTTCCTGAGAATCCGTCCGTCTCCTTGGAGACGTCGACGAGGTCGACCGAGGAATCCACCTGCAGACAGAGAGCCAATCAGAACGATTGATGACCATAATAATACATCTATGAACATAATGTATATATGAAGagttgatgatgtcacaggaagtgatgtcacaggAAGTGATGAACTTACACTCTCGTTCTCCAGGATGAGTTTCAGGATTTCCTCTCGCTGACGCTGACTCTGCAAAAACATTCATtcagcagagagaagaagaaaagatcagagtgtgtgtgtgtgtgtgtgtgtgtgtgtgtgtatgtgtgtgtgtgtgtgtgtgtgtgtgtatatgtatatgtatgtgtgtgtgtgtgtgtgtgtgtgtgtgtgtgtatatgtatatgtatgtgtgtgtgtgtgtgtgtgtgtgtgtgtatatgtatatgtatgtgtgtgtgtgtgtgtgtgtgtgtatgtgtgtgtatgtgtgtgtgtgtgtgtatgtgtatgtgtgtatgtgtgtgtgtgtatgtgtgtttatgtgtgtgtgtatgtgtgtgtgtgtgtgtgtatgtgtgtgtatgtgtgtgtgtatgtgtgtgtgtgtatgtgtgtgtatgtgtgtgtatgtgtgtttatgtgtgtgtgtatgtgtgtttatgtgtgtgtgtgtgtgtgtgtgtatgtgtgtgtgtgtgtgtgtgtgtgtgtgtgtgtatgtgtgtgtatgtgtgtgtgtatgtgtgtgtgtgtatgtgtgtttatgtgtgtgtgtatgtgtgtttatgtgtgtgtgtatgtgtgtgtgtatgtgtgtgtgtgtatgtgtgtttatgtgtgtgtgtatgtgtgtttatgtgtgtgtgtatgtgtgtgtgtacatacaggCTGGTTGATGTGGAACCTGGTCGGCATCCTCCTCAGAATCGCAGAGTCCAGATCTTGAGGACGATTTGTGGCTCCCATAATGATCACCTGACAAccacatcatcaccatcatcatcatcatcatcatcactattatcatcaccatcatcatcatcatcactattatcatcatcatcatcatcaccatcactatcaccatcatcatcatcatcatcatcatcaccatcatcatcatcactatcatcatcaccatcatcatcaccatcatcaccatcatcatcatcatcgctatcactatcaccatcatcatcatcatcaccatcatcaccatcatcaccatcatcatcatcatcatcaccatcatcactatcaccatcatcatcatcactatcatcatcaccatcatcatcatcatcatcatcactattatcatcatcatcatcatcatcatcactatcatcatcatcatcatcatattattGAGTTAATAACACTAGTGAACCTGGCAGTGactaataaagtttatttgaacCCGGCGGTGactaataaagtttatttgaacCCGGCGGTGACTAATAAAGGTTATTTGAACCTGGCAGTGactaataaagtttatttgaacCCGGCGGTGactaataaagtttatttgaacCCGGCAGTGactaataaagtttatttgaacCCGGCGGTGactaataaagtttatttgaacCTGGCAGTGactaataaagtttatttgaacCCGGCGGTGactaataaagtttatttgaacCCGGCGGTGactaataaagtttatttgaacCCGGCGGTGactaataaagtttatttgaacCTGGCAGTGactaataaagtttatttgaacCTGGCAGTGACAGTCCGTGTCCAGTCCGTCCCACAGACTCATGAACTGAGCTTTCATCATAGCCGTCGCCTCGTGATCAGAACTGGACCTGCTCCTCAAGAACGAGTCTGAAACACCAGAGAGAAaacatctataatctataatctataactataatctataacaataatctataatatataactataatctataactataatctataatctataactataatctataactataatctataactataatctataacaataatctataatctataactataatctataactataatctataatctataactataattataatctataactataatctataactataatctataatctataatatataactataatctataacaataatctataatctataatctataactataatctataatctataactataatctataactataatctataactataatctataatctataactataatctataactataatctataatctataactataatctataatctataactataatctataatctataacaataatctataactataatctataatctataactataatctataactataatctataatctataactataatctataactataatctataatatataactataatctataatctatcatctatcatctataatctataactataatctataactataatctataactataatctataatatataactataatctataatctatcatctatcatctataatctataactataatctataactataatctataactataatctataatctatcatctatcatctataatctataactataatctataactataatctataactataatctataatctataactataatctataatctataactataatctataatctataacaataatctataactataatctataatctataatctataatctataatctataactataatctataactataatctataatctataatctataactataatctataacaataatctataatctataactataatctataactataatctataatctataactataatctataatctataatctataatctataactataatctataacaataatctataatctataactataatctataatctataactataatctataatctataactataatctataactataattataatctataactataatctataactataattataatctataactataatctataacaataatctataatctataatctatggtataaacatgtgtgtctctgtgtgtgtgtgtctgtgtgtgtgtgtctgtgtgtgtgtgtgtctctctgtgtgtgtgtgtgtgtctctgtgtgtgtgtgtctgtgtgtgtgtgtgtgtgtgtgtgagtgtgtgtgtgtgtgtctctgtctgtgtgtgtgtgtgtgtctctgtgtgtgtgtgtgtgtctctgtgtgtgtgtgtctgtgtgtgtgtgtctctctctgtgtctctgtgtgtgtgtgtgtgtgtgtgagtgtctgtgtgtgtgtgtgtctctctgtgtgtgtgtgtgtgtctctgtgtgtgtgtgtctgtgtgtgtgtgtgtctctctgtgtgtgtgtgtgtgtctctgtgtgtgtgtgtctgtgtgtgtgtgtgtgtgtgtgtgagtgtgtgtgtgtgtgtctctgtctgtgtgtgtgtgtgtgtctctgtgtgtgtgtgtgtgtctctgtgtgtgtgtgtctgtgtgtgtgtgtctctctctgtgtctctgtgtgtgtgtgtgtgtgtgtgagtgtctgtgtgtgtgtgtgtctctctgtgtgtgtgtgtgtgtctctgtgtgtgtgtgtctgtgtgtgtgtgtgtctctctgtgtgtgtgtgtgtgtctctgtgtgtgtgtgtctgtgtgtgtgtgtgtctctctgtgtctctgtgtgtgtgtgtgtgagtgtgtgtgtgtgtgtctctgtgtgtgtgtgtgtctctgtgtgtgtgtgtgtgtctctgtgtgtgtgtgtctgtgtgtgtgtgtctctctctgtgtctctgtgtgtgtgtgtgtgtgtgtgagtgtgtgtgtgtgtgtgtgagtgtgtgtgtgtgtgtctctgtctgtgtgtgtgtgtgtgtgagtgtgtgtgtgtgtgtctctgtctgtgtgtgtgtgtgtctctctgtgtgtgtgtgtgtgtctctgtgtgtgtgtgtctgtgtgtgtgtgtgtgtgtgtgtgtgtgtgtatgtgtgtgtgtgtctctctctctctgtgtgtgtgtgtctctgtgtgtgtgtgtgtgtctctgtgtgtgtgtgtctgtgtgtgtgtgtgtgtgtgtgtgtgtgtctctgtgtgtgtgtgtctgtgtgtgtgtgtctctctctgtgtctctgtgtgtgtgtgtgtgtgtgtgtgtgagt is drawn from Scomber scombrus unplaced genomic scaffold, fScoSco1.1 SCAFFOLD_139, whole genome shotgun sequence and contains these coding sequences:
- the LOC133976991 gene encoding multiple inositol polyphosphate phosphatase 1-like isoform X1 → MFPVCVSGTGALTAAVCLLLSRFSSSSPPDPVPLIASYFGTKTRYEEVNPHLLLDPLSVNRSVLKPPDTERCSPVHITAVIRHGSRFPTVKNIRRIQQLSELLREASGGSRGSGGSGDWLQDIKSRWVTWYTEDMDGQLVEKGKEDLRLLARRLSALFPSLLSEENVRKRRISFLSSSKHRCVSSVEAFQEGLQHLGHQEVQYSHQLDDQLMRFFEHCRGYVDGVEKNRTALAEVEKFKHGEEMEGVRKRMAERLGLPHHDLTPAGAPDANAKSCDDDGPDDVIVDLVEAAFFLCSYELSIKSLHSPWCFLFDQRDAQVLEYKSDLKQYWKRSHGHVINGLSSCPLFHHVFRTLDKAGRPRRSSDASPEPASVLIGHAETILPLLSLLGLHKDETPPTAANYQSQHGRSFRTSSIVPYAANVVFVLYDCERGARLQLLINETPVRFPTLPDEDAPLYRDVRAAYRHLLDGCTEHRGCDGRHTEL
- the LOC133976991 gene encoding multiple inositol polyphosphate phosphatase 1-like isoform X2, whose product is MFPVCVSGTGALTAAVCLLLSRFSSSSPPDPVPLIASYFGTKTRYEEVNPHLLLDPLSVNRSVLKPPDTERCSPVHITAVIRHGSRFPTVKNIRRIQQLSELLREASGGSRGSGGSGDWLQDIKSRWVTWYTEDMDGQLVEKGKEDLRLLARRLSALFPSLLSEENVRKRRISFLSSSKHRCVSSVEAFQEGLQHLGHQEVQYSHQLDDQLMRFFEHCRGYVDGVEKNRTALAEVEKFKHGEEMEGVRKRMAERLGLPHHDLTPDLVEAAFFLCSYELSIKSLHSPWCFLFDQRDAQVLEYKSDLKQYWKRSHGHVINGLSSCPLFHHVFRTLDKAGRPRRSSDASPEPASVLIGHAETILPLLSLLGLHKDETPPTAANYQSQHGRSFRTSSIVPYAANVVFVLYDCERGARLQLLINETPVRFPTLPDEDAPLYRDVRAAYRHLLDGCTEHRGCDGRHTEL